The Mercurialis annua linkage group LG7, ddMerAnnu1.2, whole genome shotgun sequence genome includes the window AATGTGTAGTATAACTCAACAAGCAATACTCATCACAGTGTTACAATTACATGCTTCAGCATTAGACAAGCCAACAATCACACATTTTTATCTGATACATAATTACAAGCCGCATTCCTCGTTTCACTAATAAATTTAGAGCCAAGGCATGCGCTACAGGCATCTATGTTGCACGAAGACGCTGAAAAAACCTTACAACAGAAAGCGATAAAACGACATTTCTTACAggaaaaagttataaatataaagtttaggAGTTTCAGAAGTGTTCACGATAACAAAAAACAGAACGCCAAAACGTAAGACTCTACaattttcgtgcaacatagacAGATATAACAGGATGAGATCACAAACCATCAGAACCAGTGTCTTGTAATGCTATATTCCATTCCTCTTTCTTTAAGATATTCTCAATTTGTTCTAGAGCCTGAAAAAATGTAGACTAAAATCAGCAACCCTCCTGCAGTATAGTTGTGCAGAACAAAAACAAGACGAGAGCATCGCAAAACTATTTATGGTACAAGTTACAAGAATATTTCAGAATGACACTGCTATTCTAATTTGGGATCCATCAATTATTGCACATGGATATGCAAATAAAAATAGACAGAGATAATACCTCAACTGCAATTGCGGTTGGCGAGATACTGGACACATCTTTATATCCCAGTTTGGCTGCAATATCTGTACAAGAGAACAATTTTTCTTCAGACCTTATACGCTAACTTTCAtttcaatatataattattcattTGGTGCACGAAATGCTCCCCGTCTATTGCAAACAAAACAGTCACACAATCTGTACTAATTTGAAACAAAGGGATGCGCACACATACTTTCCAGAGAAACCCTGGCCTTTGCATTTGCATACAATTCTCCTCTCTCTTCAAGTATAGCAGACAAACGCCTATAGGCCTGCAGGGAATTTTAAGTGCAAAAAGATAACATGAGATCTGAATCCACTTATGGCTGACTACTCACCATGGTGCTTAAACAAGGATTGGGATGATAATAAGATACCTTTGTGTATGCGTCGCCTGATTCGTGATGTAAAAGGGGGCGAGAATCAGTTCCCACGGATGCAATCCTTTTTGCTAATGCTTCCAAAGGAACGTCCAACCAGACACTTATTCCCTTTTGCATGTATTCCCTGATAACAAAACAACATGGACACTGGCTAAAACAAACAACATTTCTAGAGAAATCTAGCAAATtaatgaagaagaaaatatcaaaacttcaaCAGTGTTCACTTTTTGTACCAGTTAATGGGCCGTATAACTGCACCTCCACCAGTAGAAACAACCATTTGATGCATCCCAGACAACTTTTTAAAGGCCTCCGTCTGACgagcaaaattaaaaattattaagcaCTTATTCcactatcaaaaacatattttaGATATGTATCTAAGTTATCCGTAGAATTGTCACATGCAGAAGTAGACTAGCAGTAGATAGATACAATTGGACAAGAAAAAACAGCACTGAGTGAATCAGTAGTGACTGCAAAGAAGTTATAATTATCATCAGCGCTCCAACAAGCACTGCTGTAACAATGCAGATTCAACAAGAGCAAGCAGAACTATGTTTACCTCTTTTGTTCTGAAGAAACCTTCTCCATACAAGTTAAAGATTTCAGTTACTGAAGCTCCATTTACTTCCTGCTCTATTAAGGTATCACTGAAGAAATACAAGACATACATAAAACAATGAACGTATTATATGGCAGCAGTAGAAGTAGCAATCATTTGAACATTCTACATCATTAGATGTAATGTTCAATGGTAATGAAACTTCCAAAAATCTCAATCAGAAAATCCAATCACAAGTACAAACCAGTCGCAGAATGTATATCCAAGCGCTTGTGCAAGAATCTTGCCCACAGTGGTTTTTCCGGAGCCCATCATTCCTGCACCTCAAACCTATATAGTTACTTCTAGAAGTAATCAAATCATTCTCTAACAGTGCATGAGGGACTCAAGAAAAATAAACTGACCTACGAGATATAAACAACGTCCGCTTAAATAGGGCTCAACTGCTTGTGACTTATTCTGCAAAATTTGTTCAGCATCTAGTGAGATATCGAACAAAACTGTAGTAGTTGAGATAATTGTACTAGGCCTTATTATTTAAGCCTATGTCCAAATACCATAAACATGATAGATGATGAACATTCACGAGGACCATTAGAGGTACTGtttattaaatttgatataccgaaatgattaaaatacgAAAAGGCAGGAATTCAAAAACCTTCAAAATCAAATATTCTTCAGAAGAAGCATGGATATTTCCTGATTCCAATACTGAAGCtacaaaagaaaaaatcaaaaaacaaatgttaaTGTTTAGAATAGACTAGAGCCTCATATTTACTGTTAATCAAAGATAAATCAAGCATTCGAGcttatgaaaagaaaaaaaattccgaGATTGACTTCTGTTCTGCATAAAACATGTATGCAAACTAATATTGACCTTGTCAACTCATTGTTTGACTAATTTACCAATCCAAAACCAGAATTCGATGTCATTCATAATTCATTAGATCTAATCACCTACCGATTCGAACAGATTTCTCAATTTCAATGTTAATTTTTGATCCATaaaccaatttaaataaaagCATCTCATCTTTTTCCCAATCTCATTGGAAAAAAATCagtatcaaactaaaaaaagaataattctacatcaaacaaattaataaagctACAAAAAAGATTATGAAAGCATAATATTAATTGTATCTTGAACTACAAAAAGATGCTCCATTTAATGTTAATGAGGGCATACCTTTGGTATAAGAACATGAGACCTCCAAAGGCACAAATTTATGCTTATGTTTATTACTCAAAGGCATAAACTTAGCTGAATTAACCACTTCAGACCTCTGTTTCCCCTTCAATTTACTCGAAAACCGCAACGAACCATGTGAATTTCTCCTTGAAAACTGGCTAGAATCAGTCCATAACGTTGAAAATTGTACTCCTTGCACCAATTTGGCATCCATTAGTAACCAAAAACAAAGCGTATTTTCAACAACAGCTCAATCCAAGATTTGAACTTTACTGAATATTATTAGTCCACTAAGCTAAATCGGCGATACCCAGATCAAAATTTCTCTGtagaaacaaaaaccaagagtTGAGAGAAccatataaacaaaaaacaaaagcaaCAGAATTGGAAATTAATTCAAAAGTTAAGAGGTTGAACTTACCAGAGAGAACCCAGAAACAGAATCTGtataatcaaaaatcaaattaaaaatgaagaataaaGAAGAGAATTGAAAAGGTAATTGAGACGTTTGATTATATGTTTGTTGTGGAGTGTTGTGTTGGTGGCTTGAGTTGGGTTTTCAGTTTATAACAGCGATGGTTAGGTTGTGGTGGGAGAAAcagtatttttctttttttaaataagggAAAAAGTGGGAGATTCTACTGTCGCTTTGTTTTTTTACGAACGAATAAATTCGTTGTCATTCATGTGCTAAATGAGTTATTAACCATATTATCTGCCCTATCATTCATATTTacagtaaattaaaaaaaatatactttattttaatttatttataataaaattgtttttgaCGAGCCAGTAGGTagcacaaaaacaaaaaaaacaaagaacagACATGGAAAacgataaatttttaaaataaaagacacGAAATGTG containing:
- the LOC126655515 gene encoding shikimate kinase 1, chloroplastic, producing the protein MDAKLVQGVQFSTLWTDSSQFSRRNSHGSLRFSSKLKGKQRSEVVNSAKFMPLSNKHKHKFVPLEVSCSYTKASVLESGNIHASSEEYLILKNKSQAVEPYLSGRCLYLVGMMGSGKTTVGKILAQALGYTFCDCDTLIEQEVNGASVTEIFNLYGEGFFRTKETEAFKKLSGMHQMVVSTGGGAVIRPINWEYMQKGISVWLDVPLEALAKRIASVGTDSRPLLHHESGDAYTKAYRRLSAILEERGELYANAKARVSLENIAAKLGYKDVSSISPTAIAVEALEQIENILKKEEWNIALQDTGSDGL